From the genome of Geminocystis herdmanii PCC 6308, one region includes:
- a CDS encoding AbrB/MazE/SpoVT family DNA-binding domain-containing protein, with translation MWGNSLGIRLPQAITQQVKLQEGELLNIVIEDNKIILTPAKPKYTLEELLKNATSVMQHDELDWGESVGEEMW, from the coding sequence ATGTGGGGAAATTCATTGGGAATTAGACTTCCTCAAGCCATAACTCAGCAAGTGAAATTACAAGAAGGGGAATTATTAAATATTGTTATTGAAGATAATAAAATTATCCTTACTCCAGCAAAACCAAAATATACCCTTGAGGAATTGCTGAAAAATGCCACCTCTGTCATGCAACATGATGAATTAGATTGGGGAGAATCTGTGGGAGAAGAAATGTGGTAA
- a CDS encoding type II toxin-antitoxin system PemK/MazF family toxin produces the protein MVKIDNRIPQRGDIIKLELNPRTGSEQSGYRPAFVISPITYNQVSKIILICPITSRKKGWVFEVELPPEMQTRGVVLVDQIRAVDCIARQTTFVEESPSFLIDEVLAKLQTLVA, from the coding sequence GTGGTAAAAATTGATAATCGTATCCCCCAAAGAGGTGATATTATCAAACTCGAATTGAATCCTCGTACTGGTAGTGAACAATCAGGGTATCGTCCTGCTTTTGTTATATCTCCTATTACTTATAATCAAGTTTCTAAAATTATTTTAATTTGTCCGATTACCAGTCGTAAAAAAGGATGGGTTTTTGAAGTAGAATTACCGCCAGAAATGCAAACTCGTGGAGTGGTTTTAGTTGATCAAATTAGAGCTGTGGATTGTATCGCTAGACAAACTACTTTTGTTGAAGAATCCCCCTCATTTTTAATTGATGAAGTTTTAGCTAAATTACAAACTTTAGTAGCTTAA
- a CDS encoding DUF433 domain-containing protein encodes MENTKVILGRITFNREIMGGRACIRGMRITVALVLKLLASDMSIEEILEAYPYLELEDIQASLNYASLLADEKVYSFEEKVA; translated from the coding sequence ATGGAAAATACAAAAGTTATCTTAGGAAGAATCACCTTTAACCGTGAAATTATGGGGGGAAGGGCTTGTATTAGAGGAATGCGCATTACCGTCGCTTTAGTGTTAAAATTGTTGGCTAGTGATATGTCGATCGAAGAAATTTTAGAAGCCTATCCTTACCTAGAATTAGAAGATATACAAGCCTCCCTTAATTATGCCTCCTTGTTAGCTGATGAAAAAGTTTATTCTTTTGAGGAGAAAGTGGCATGA
- a CDS encoding DUF5615 family PIN-like protein, which translates to MKFLADMGVSPLTVKALSQQGYDAIHLSEEGLFYLPDSLIMSKAKDEGRIILTFDLDFGELLAFSGDSLPSVIIFRLEKANPDYVLSKLNPVLQECQNILENGVIITIKDRNYRIRYLPVKN; encoded by the coding sequence ATGAAATTTTTAGCAGACATGGGAGTATCACCTTTAACGGTTAAGGCTTTATCTCAGCAAGGATATGATGCTATTCATCTATCAGAAGAAGGCTTGTTTTATTTACCTGATTCCTTGATTATGTCAAAAGCAAAGGATGAAGGAAGAATAATTCTCACTTTCGATTTAGATTTTGGGGAATTGTTAGCTTTTAGTGGTGATTCTTTGCCAAGTGTGATTATTTTTCGATTAGAAAAAGCTAATCCTGATTATGTTTTATCTAAATTAAATCCTGTTTTACAAGAATGTCAAAATATACTAGAAAATGGTGTAATTATTACTATTAAAGATAGGAATTATCGAATTAGATATTTACCCGTTAAAAATTAG
- a CDS encoding NINE protein, with protein MSFLNQPKKRSIGVILALIGSVTPVVGLHKFYLGQPLWGVIYFLLSWQSPIARIACAIDVVLYLTQDNDLFTGRFNSITPSSSQAQLTVNPQQVTEIATAIRELEKLRQEGLISEYEFEQKRRELLT; from the coding sequence ATGAGTTTTTTAAATCAACCCAAAAAAAGATCGATCGGCGTTATCTTAGCATTAATTGGTAGTGTAACCCCTGTGGTTGGTTTACATAAATTTTACTTAGGGCAACCTTTATGGGGTGTCATCTATTTTCTTCTCAGTTGGCAAAGTCCCATCGCCCGTATTGCTTGTGCGATCGATGTTGTATTGTATTTAACCCAAGATAATGACTTATTCACAGGGAGATTCAATAGTATAACTCCTTCATCTTCTCAGGCTCAACTAACAGTAAATCCCCAACAGGTGACAGAAATTGCCACAGCTATTAGGGAATTAGAAAAATTACGTCAAGAAGGGTTAATTTCTGAGTATGAATTTGAACAAAAACGCCGTGAATTATTAACATAA
- the bicA gene encoding bicarbonate transporter BicA — protein MQITNKIHFRNIQGDVFGGLTAAVIALPMALAFGIASGAGASAGLWGAVLVGFFAALFGGTPTLISEPTGPMTVVMTAVIANSIATNPENGMAVAFTVVMMAGLFQILFGFLKLGKYVTMMPYTVISGFMTGIGLILIILQIAPFLGQASPKGGVIGTIQNIPNLISNIQPLETVLAVMTVVILYVVPSKYKRVVPPQLLALIFCTVISLVFFGDADIRRIGEIPTGLPVLQIPTFEPSQLRTMVFNALVLGMLGCIDALLTSVVADSLTRTEHDSNKELIGQGLGNLFSGLFGGIAGAGATMGTVVNIQTGATTALSGLTRALVLFVVVVWAAPLTASIPLAVLAGIALKVGINIMDWGFLKRVHKISYKATAIVYGVIALTVFVDLMVAVGVGVFIANILTIDKLSELRSKSVKIISTADDEIPLTPEEKQILDLAEGRILYFHLSGPMIFGVAKAISREHNAIANYDVLIVNLIEVPILGVTSSLALENAIKEAIDNNHEVIVVGATGKVRSRLEKLGIAGLIPEHHWMLDRLTALQEGLTIVRERESKAIVTDTEKVFE, from the coding sequence ATGCAAATTACTAATAAAATTCATTTTCGTAATATACAAGGGGATGTATTTGGGGGTTTAACCGCCGCCGTCATCGCCTTACCGATGGCTTTAGCTTTTGGTATCGCTTCGGGTGCTGGGGCTTCCGCAGGGTTATGGGGAGCAGTTTTAGTGGGCTTTTTTGCGGCACTGTTTGGCGGTACTCCTACTTTAATCTCTGAACCTACAGGTCCGATGACTGTTGTAATGACTGCTGTAATCGCAAACTCGATCGCCACTAACCCAGAAAATGGTATGGCGGTGGCTTTTACCGTAGTAATGATGGCGGGATTATTTCAAATTTTATTCGGCTTTCTCAAGTTGGGTAAATACGTTACCATGATGCCCTATACCGTTATTTCAGGGTTTATGACGGGTATCGGTTTAATCCTGATTATTTTACAAATTGCACCTTTTTTGGGTCAAGCTAGTCCGAAAGGGGGAGTTATCGGTACAATTCAAAATATCCCTAATCTCATCTCTAATATTCAACCCTTAGAGACAGTTTTAGCCGTGATGACAGTGGTTATCCTTTATGTTGTGCCGTCTAAATATAAGCGTGTTGTACCCCCTCAGCTATTAGCTCTAATTTTTTGTACAGTGATTTCTTTGGTATTCTTTGGAGATGCAGATATTCGCCGTATTGGAGAAATTCCTACTGGTTTACCCGTTTTGCAAATCCCTACTTTTGAGCCTAGTCAATTGCGTACAATGGTATTTAACGCCTTAGTATTGGGGATGTTAGGTTGTATTGATGCTTTGTTAACTTCTGTGGTTGCTGATAGTTTAACCCGTACAGAGCATGATTCTAATAAAGAATTAATTGGGCAAGGCTTAGGCAATTTATTCTCTGGTTTGTTTGGTGGTATTGCTGGTGCTGGTGCAACTATGGGAACTGTAGTTAACATTCAAACGGGTGCAACTACGGCATTATCTGGTTTGACTCGTGCTTTAGTGTTATTTGTAGTAGTAGTTTGGGCAGCTCCTTTAACGGCGAGTATTCCCTTAGCAGTGTTGGCAGGTATCGCTTTAAAGGTGGGTATCAATATTATGGATTGGGGTTTCCTCAAAAGAGTTCACAAAATTTCATACAAAGCTACTGCGATCGTATATGGGGTTATCGCTTTAACAGTATTTGTGGATTTAATGGTAGCCGTTGGGGTAGGTGTTTTTATTGCTAACATTTTAACTATTGATAAACTTTCGGAGTTACGATCGAAATCCGTAAAAATTATTAGTACTGCCGATGACGAAATTCCCCTCACTCCCGAAGAAAAACAAATCTTAGATTTAGCAGAAGGGCGAATATTATACTTCCACTTGAGTGGTCCCATGATCTTTGGTGTTGCCAAAGCAATATCCAGAGAACATAATGCCATCGCTAATTATGATGTATTGATAGTTAACTTAATTGAAGTGCCAATTTTAGGGGTAACATCATCTCTGGCTTTAGAAAATGCCATTAAAGAGGCTATCGACAACAATCATGAGGTTATCGTAGTTGGTGCAACGGGTAAAGTCAGAAGTCGCTTAGAAAAATTAGGTATTGCTGGATTAATTCCCGAACACCACTGGATGCTCGATCGACTTACCGCATTACAAGAAGGTTTAACTATTGTCAGAGAAAGAGAAAGTAAAGCCATTGTTACTGATACCGAAAAAGTTTTTGAGTGA